One Myxococcales bacterium genomic region harbors:
- a CDS encoding tryptophan 2,3-dioxygenase, whose translation MTTKKPTTYWDYIKVEELLSLQGGLVGDASKLSNDEVMFITIHQVEELWLRLVLRELQGARDLFRAEHVPEQSLATAVRSIDRMTVVMQHAAHHLGLMETMTTRDYLTFRDKLHPASGFQSAQLREIEILAGLSEAERIPLGHEKSYMKMLKNADGSDSPASKRVEARLADAPTLLSAVSDWLYRTPIQGSMPDAPGDAARVRAFLEAYCASHAKSARETLAVARETSVTAEDAARLEARYEGEIASARAFLFAEDVPEADRARASRIRAALVFIESYREAPLLSWPRAVIEALVAFEQSFVMFRQRHARMVERVIGRRTGTGGSAGVDYLDGTALKYRIFRDVWAVRTLLVKTEALPPLEASEQYGFFAKNAAVSGAPGPAFL comes from the coding sequence ATGACGACCAAGAAGCCGACGACGTACTGGGACTACATCAAAGTCGAGGAGCTGCTCTCGCTCCAGGGTGGCCTCGTGGGTGATGCCTCGAAGCTCTCGAACGACGAGGTGATGTTCATCACCATCCACCAGGTCGAGGAGCTGTGGCTTCGGCTCGTCCTGCGCGAGCTCCAGGGCGCGCGCGATCTCTTCCGTGCCGAGCACGTGCCCGAGCAGTCCCTCGCCACGGCCGTGCGGAGCATCGACCGCATGACGGTGGTGATGCAGCACGCGGCGCACCACCTCGGGCTCATGGAGACGATGACCACGCGGGACTACCTCACGTTCCGGGACAAGCTCCACCCCGCGAGCGGGTTCCAGTCCGCGCAGCTCCGCGAGATCGAGATCTTGGCCGGGCTCTCCGAGGCGGAGCGCATCCCGCTCGGGCACGAGAAGAGCTACATGAAGATGCTGAAGAACGCGGACGGCTCGGACTCCCCCGCGTCGAAGCGCGTCGAGGCTCGCCTCGCGGACGCGCCCACCCTGCTCTCGGCGGTCTCCGATTGGCTGTATCGTACACCTATTCAGGGCTCGATGCCCGACGCCCCCGGGGATGCGGCGCGTGTGCGCGCGTTCCTCGAGGCGTACTGCGCGTCGCACGCGAAGAGCGCGCGCGAGACCCTCGCCGTCGCGCGAGAGACCTCGGTGACCGCCGAGGACGCGGCGCGCCTCGAGGCCCGCTACGAGGGCGAGATCGCGTCGGCGCGTGCCTTCCTCTTCGCCGAGGACGTCCCAGAGGCCGACAGGGCGCGTGCGTCCCGCATCCGCGCCGCGCTCGTGTTCATCGAGAGCTACCGCGAGGCGCCCTTGCTCTCGTGGCCGCGCGCCGTCATCGAGGCGCTCGTCGCCTTCGAGCAGTCGTTCGTCATGTTCCGCCAGCGCCACGCGCGGATGGTGGAGCGCGTCATCGGCAGGCGGACCGGCACGGGCGGCTCGGCGGGCGTCGACTACCTCGACGGTACCGCGCTGAAGTACCGCATTTTCCGGGACGTTTGGGCCGTGCGCACGCTGCTCGTGAAGACCGAAGCCCTCCCGCCCCTCGAGGCATCCGAGCAGTACGGTTTCTTCGCTAAGAATGCGGCGGTTTCGGGCGCTCCCGGCCCGGCTTTCCTGTAG